One genomic segment of Siphonobacter curvatus includes these proteins:
- the mreC gene encoding rod shape-determining protein MreC — MNSLFAFIARQRAFIVFVLLEVLSLWFYFKFNNYPSAIYFHTTNYYVAKGLQLQASITQYLNLGQVNAGLAAENARLNAELTTLKGQQVPTIINYKADSTVAARFQPIVAKVVKNSIVVAQNNYLTLDKGTADGILPGMGVVSPTGVVGIIRGCSEHFSLVTSLLHLDPPMRISSQVKRSGEIGSSRWEGDNTEVVKLFDVSRYKSVKMGDTVVTSQLNSVFPGGIMVGTVKKLGVSSDQTFWDIDLKLATDFRNLSYVYIINNRLQKEQEQLEKTIQAK; from the coding sequence ATGAATTCGCTATTTGCCTTTATCGCCCGGCAGCGGGCCTTTATCGTATTCGTTTTGCTGGAAGTGTTGAGCTTGTGGTTTTACTTCAAGTTCAATAATTACCCGAGTGCCATCTATTTTCATACGACCAACTATTACGTAGCGAAAGGACTTCAACTCCAGGCATCGATTACCCAATATTTAAATCTGGGTCAAGTAAATGCGGGTTTAGCCGCAGAAAATGCCCGACTGAATGCAGAGTTGACTACGCTGAAAGGCCAGCAGGTTCCTACGATCATCAATTACAAAGCGGATTCTACGGTAGCAGCCCGTTTTCAACCCATCGTAGCCAAGGTGGTGAAAAACTCTATTGTCGTTGCTCAGAATAACTATCTGACGCTCGATAAAGGCACGGCCGATGGTATCTTACCGGGTATGGGGGTTGTTTCACCCACAGGCGTAGTCGGAATCATTAGAGGCTGTTCAGAACACTTCTCACTGGTTACCTCATTATTGCACCTGGATCCGCCCATGCGAATTTCTTCTCAGGTAAAACGTAGCGGAGAAATCGGTTCCAGTCGCTGGGAGGGAGATAATACAGAAGTCGTTAAGTTATTCGATGTATCACGGTATAAGTCGGTGAAAATGGGCGATACGGTAGTAACCTCCCAACTGAACTCAGTATTCCCCGGTGGTATCATGGTAGGAACAGTGAAGAAACTGGGGGTTAGCTCAGATCAGACCTTCTGGGATATTGATCTGAAATTAGCCACGGATTTTCGTAATTTGTCTTACGTGTACATCATCAACAACCGCCTTCAGAAAGAGCAGGAACAGTTAGAAAAAACTATCCAGGCAAAATAA
- a CDS encoding rod shape-determining protein, producing the protein MALFDFLTSDIAIDLGTANTLIIHKGKIVVDEPSIIALDKTSGKVLAIGHRAMQMHEKTNENIKTIRPLKDGVIADFTAAELMIRGMIKMIDERKGLRFFTPSHRMVVCIPSGITEVEKRAVKDSCEHAGAKEVYMVHEPIAAALGIGIDIQQPNGSMIVDIGGGTTEIAVIALSGIVCEASVRIAGDVFTRDIVDYMRREHNLLIGERSAELIKIEVGAALPELENPPADFEIRGRDLMTGIPKEIKVTYSEIAYALDKSISKIEEATMKALETSPPELSADIYHNGIHLTGGGALLHGLDKRLGAKTKLPIHIADDPLRAVVRGTGEVLKDLDKYKAVLIS; encoded by the coding sequence ATGGCATTATTCGATTTTCTAACCAGCGACATAGCGATCGATTTGGGCACGGCCAATACGCTCATTATTCATAAAGGCAAAATAGTAGTAGACGAACCTTCTATTATCGCCCTCGATAAAACTAGTGGTAAAGTACTTGCCATTGGCCACCGGGCCATGCAAATGCACGAAAAAACCAACGAAAACATCAAAACGATTCGGCCTTTGAAGGACGGCGTAATTGCTGACTTTACGGCCGCCGAGCTGATGATTCGGGGGATGATTAAAATGATTGACGAACGTAAGGGGCTACGTTTCTTCACTCCTTCACACCGGATGGTCGTTTGTATTCCTTCCGGCATTACAGAGGTGGAAAAACGAGCTGTAAAAGATTCGTGCGAGCATGCCGGTGCCAAGGAAGTATACATGGTACATGAGCCTATTGCGGCCGCTCTGGGTATCGGTATCGACATCCAGCAGCCCAACGGTTCCATGATTGTGGACATCGGAGGAGGTACAACTGAGATCGCCGTGATCGCTCTTTCCGGTATCGTCTGCGAAGCGTCGGTACGCATTGCCGGTGACGTATTCACCCGTGATATTGTGGATTACATGCGACGCGAACACAACCTGTTGATCGGGGAGCGTTCGGCGGAGCTGATCAAGATTGAAGTAGGAGCAGCGTTGCCCGAATTGGAAAACCCACCTGCCGATTTCGAAATCCGCGGTCGGGATTTGATGACGGGTATTCCCAAAGAAATCAAGGTAACGTATTCGGAGATTGCCTACGCACTCGACAAATCGATTTCCAAGATTGAAGAAGCCACGATGAAAGCCTTGGAAACGTCACCGCCAGAGCTTTCGGCGGATATTTATCACAACGGTATTCACCTGACGGGTGGCGGTGCCCTGCTGCACGGTCTGGATAAACGTTTAGGTGCGAAAACGAAACTTCCCATTCACATCGCCGATGATCCACTACGGGCTGTCGTACGGGGTACGGGCGAAGTGCTGAAAGATCTGGATAAGTACAAAGCTGTGCTTATTAGCTAG
- the rnr gene encoding ribonuclease R, whose product MKKNSKEKHTASKEERFITQLKAEIHSFFDINYNESFTISELCDRMDVRGKSLREIYRLMIEELHEDGKLLLENGKYQIDTGLKFRTGRLEHVNKNFGFVVLDNAQEGEADVYVPTENLNTALDGDQVKISVWKGSRRSNYRPEGEVLEVVQRIRKELVGTFEQMSPKYGFVYPDNRRVYNSFFVRSEDFNGVQDGQKVIVEITKFPAEGQRAEGKVKIVLGDAGDNDTEMHAILAEFGLPNEFPAQVDAEANAISEKIQVKEIKKRRDFRPITTFTIDPADAKDFDDALSIEYLDNGNIRVGVHIADVTHYIQPNTELEKEAYMRATSVYLVDRTVPMLPEKLSNNLCSLRPNEDKLTFSAVFELDNQARIKEEWFGRTIIHSDRRFSYEEAQELLETQVTPDTEAEMQPQEPAKGRKKKATALPPTTNFTQHLHVLNDLAKKLRDERFRKGAVNFETVEVKFRLDENGKPLEVYQKVRKDAHKLIEEFMLLANKRVAEFVFNLRKEEPRNTMVYRIHEAPDKDRLKTFADFALRFGYQVNVEGNISSSLNNMMTAVEGKPEQNLMENLAIRTMAKARYSTEEIGHFGLAFSHYSHFTSPIRRYPDMMAHRLLQHYLDGKESPNKNEFEGRCKHSSEREKMAAEAERASIKYKQVEFMQTREGEVFTGMVSGVTEFGVFVEIKETASEGMVRLSELKDDYYELDEANYRLIGQRSGRIINFGDMVQVKVKEANLSRRTIDLELLGIMSTGEAPRMKPLPRSTGRSGRNENRSGGGRKSSSRGNDSSRRNGNSGKSETKGRKRR is encoded by the coding sequence ATGAAAAAGAATTCCAAAGAAAAACATACTGCCTCGAAAGAAGAACGCTTTATCACTCAACTAAAGGCCGAAATTCACTCTTTTTTTGATATTAATTACAACGAGTCTTTTACAATTTCTGAGTTGTGCGATCGAATGGATGTACGGGGAAAATCCCTTCGGGAGATTTATCGCCTGATGATCGAGGAGTTGCACGAGGATGGAAAGCTACTACTTGAAAACGGTAAGTATCAGATAGATACGGGCTTAAAATTCCGTACAGGACGGCTTGAACACGTCAATAAAAATTTTGGATTTGTTGTTTTAGATAACGCTCAGGAAGGCGAAGCCGATGTGTACGTGCCTACTGAAAATTTAAATACGGCTCTGGATGGAGACCAGGTGAAGATTTCCGTCTGGAAAGGGAGCCGGCGTTCGAACTACCGTCCCGAAGGCGAAGTGCTTGAAGTCGTTCAGCGAATCCGTAAGGAATTGGTAGGTACTTTCGAACAGATGAGCCCGAAGTACGGCTTTGTTTACCCAGATAATCGTCGCGTTTATAACAGTTTCTTTGTCCGCAGTGAAGATTTTAATGGCGTTCAGGATGGACAAAAAGTGATCGTAGAGATTACCAAATTTCCTGCTGAAGGGCAAAGAGCGGAAGGAAAGGTTAAAATCGTATTAGGCGATGCGGGAGATAACGATACGGAAATGCACGCGATTCTGGCGGAATTCGGCTTGCCCAATGAATTCCCCGCTCAGGTAGATGCCGAAGCGAATGCGATCTCAGAGAAAATTCAGGTTAAAGAAATCAAGAAGCGTCGGGACTTCCGCCCCATTACGACATTTACAATTGACCCGGCCGATGCCAAGGATTTTGATGATGCTCTCTCCATCGAGTATCTGGATAACGGAAATATCCGCGTTGGGGTACACATCGCTGACGTAACCCACTATATCCAGCCGAATACGGAGCTGGAAAAAGAAGCGTACATGCGAGCTACTTCGGTGTATTTAGTAGATCGTACGGTACCGATGCTTCCTGAAAAGCTTTCGAATAATCTATGCTCGCTACGTCCGAATGAAGATAAGCTGACGTTCTCAGCGGTATTTGAACTCGACAACCAGGCCCGGATTAAAGAAGAATGGTTTGGTCGCACCATTATTCACTCCGACCGCCGCTTTAGCTACGAAGAAGCTCAGGAGTTACTGGAAACGCAAGTTACGCCCGATACGGAGGCAGAAATGCAGCCCCAAGAGCCGGCGAAAGGACGGAAGAAAAAGGCAACCGCCCTTCCACCTACTACGAATTTCACCCAGCACCTGCACGTGCTGAACGATCTGGCCAAGAAACTTCGGGACGAACGCTTTCGGAAAGGTGCGGTTAATTTTGAAACCGTTGAAGTTAAATTCCGCTTAGACGAGAATGGTAAGCCGCTGGAAGTCTATCAAAAAGTCCGGAAAGATGCTCACAAGTTGATTGAAGAGTTCATGCTGCTGGCGAATAAACGCGTCGCTGAATTTGTTTTCAACCTGCGGAAAGAAGAACCCCGGAATACGATGGTCTACCGAATTCACGAAGCTCCCGATAAAGATCGGCTGAAAACCTTTGCGGATTTTGCCCTGCGTTTCGGGTATCAGGTGAATGTAGAGGGTAATATTTCCAGTTCGCTCAACAACATGATGACGGCCGTAGAAGGCAAGCCCGAACAAAACCTGATGGAAAATCTGGCGATTCGGACGATGGCCAAAGCCCGGTATTCCACCGAGGAAATTGGTCACTTTGGATTGGCTTTCTCGCACTACTCGCACTTTACCTCGCCGATTCGCCGGTACCCGGATATGATGGCTCACCGGCTGCTCCAGCACTACTTGGATGGCAAGGAATCGCCCAATAAGAATGAATTTGAAGGTCGCTGCAAACACAGCTCCGAGCGGGAGAAAATGGCTGCCGAAGCCGAACGGGCCAGTATCAAATACAAACAGGTCGAATTCATGCAGACGCGTGAAGGCGAAGTGTTCACGGGTATGGTTTCCGGCGTAACGGAGTTTGGGGTGTTTGTGGAAATCAAGGAAACGGCCAGCGAAGGCATGGTACGCCTGAGTGAACTGAAAGACGATTATTACGAACTCGACGAAGCTAACTACCGACTCATCGGACAGCGATCAGGCCGGATCATCAACTTTGGAGATATGGTACAGGTAAAAGTGAAGGAAGCAAACCTGAGCCGCCGTACGATTGATCTGGAGTTGCTAGGCATTATGAGTACGGGGGAAGCTCCACGGATGAAACCCCTGCCCAGATCCACGGGTCGATCGGGACGTAATGAGAACCGAAGCGGAGGTGGAAGAAAATCTTCATCCCGGGGTAATGACAGCAGCCGTAGAAATGGCAATAGTGGGAAGTCGGAAACTAAAGGTCGCAAGCGACGTTAG